In the Pontibacillus sp. HMF3514 genome, AATGGTTCAAATAAACTATTCGTGATCACCCAAACTGGTATTCCTCTATCTAGCATTGAATATAAATGTTTTTGACCTTTGCCCGTTAGATCTAAAACCCGATTGGGTATATATTTATTAGCTAGTTCATAGATAGGACCATGATAGACACCAAATCCAGGTATATTAAAGTCATACATATCACCGACGAACCCTTCATAGGGATTTCCCCTAAATCCATCTCCCATATAGAAAGGTACCTTTTTCACTTCAGAAGCAAGCTTCATTTTATCCACGTTCACCCCGGCATGCTGAAGTAGCATAGCCAAACTAGTTACTTCACACCCTCGTGGTAATTCTGGCATTTGTCGAATAAAAGGTGCTGAGATTCGTTTTTTGGCTCGAACTTTTCGTGTTGGAATAAAAATGGTTAGCAAAAACAAAAAGATTACCGTTATCGTTCGTAATAACTTCATTTTATCTCCCCCCACTCTATATATTTAAAAATTGAACATATTTTCAGTAAACTCAAAATTAATTTTCCCTGTTGAGTCAATTGATTTGGCAGTAACTGTAATCGTTCCAAAGTATCCTTTTTCAAAATATCCAATTGCTGTTTCTTTGTGTACCTGCCCCTTTTGGTCTTTATAATATAAGTTCATGTCGCTTTCTCCAGCTAAGTTTAATGGATTAACATGAAGATTGGAATTTCCTCCAGGAGATATGGGTTGTATTCTTATATCACCATCACTCCCTTTATATGATAAAAATAACTCAGGAGTCTCAGACTCAGTTTCATTTTTGAAGGTGAAATCAAAACCTTCGGAATCTAAGTACACTTCTTTCCAACCTATCGCAAAAGCTAAACCTACAACCAAAATGATGCTTGCTATCGCTACATATTTTTTCATATAAGTTCCCCTCCTTATAGGTACTGATTCCCTAATGGAAAACCTTTACTCTTTATGTTTAAATTTATTTTATCTACATCTATATTTTTCCACATAATACAATAAAACAATCTAGCGTATGTCTTTACTTATATAAAAAGCACAGGAAGCATTTAAAAAAATACCTCCTGTGCTTAACTCCTTACTCTGCTGATAAGGGACTTTTATTTGGTGTTCCAGCTTTTCTTGGATACTTCTTTGGCGTTTTACGACGTTTATCAATAATAGCGATATTACGCTCACTATCCTCTTCTGGTAACGAGAAGGCGTGTACATCACGTACTTCTCCACCTAGAAATTGAACAGCAAACTCTGCATCCTTCATTTCATCCTTGAAGCCTGAAGCTTTCATTACGAGGAAGGCGCCCCCCACTTTAGTTAGTGGAAGACATAATTCACTTAATACAGATAAGCGTGCAACCGCTCGAGCTGTCACTACGTCGTATTGCTCACGGAACTTAGCATTTTTACCAAAATTCTCAGCGCGATCATGATAAAACGCTACATCAGTAAGCTCTAATTGAGTTGCTAAGTGGTTTAAGAATGTGATTCGCTTCTTTAATGAATCTACAATCGTTACTTTTAAATCGGGAAAAACAATTTTAAGTGGAATGCTTGGGAAACCTGCACCTGCTCCAACATCACAGATATGA is a window encoding:
- a CDS encoding C39 family peptidase, producing the protein MKLLRTITVIFLFLLTIFIPTRKVRAKKRISAPFIRQMPELPRGCEVTSLAMLLQHAGVNVDKMKLASEVKKVPFYMGDGFRGNPYEGFVGDMYDFNIPGFGVYHGPIYELANKYIPNRVLDLTGKGQKHLYSMLDRGIPVWVITNSLFEPLSEEQFQSWKTKQGEFPLTFEEHSVLITGYDRNDFYIHDPLYSKPHRKIDQEKFIASWKQMGQQAISYVPEGEKAK
- the rsmG gene encoding 16S rRNA (guanine(527)-N(7))-methyltransferase RsmG; translation: MNTEAFYQALQEQGITLNDKQMSQFETYFQTLVEWNEKMNLTAITDQQEVYLKHFYDSLTAAFYMDFNQPLHICDVGAGAGFPSIPLKIVFPDLKVTIVDSLKKRITFLNHLATQLELTDVAFYHDRAENFGKNAKFREQYDVVTARAVARLSVLSELCLPLTKVGGAFLVMKASGFKDEMKDAEFAVQFLGGEVRDVHAFSLPEEDSERNIAIIDKRRKTPKKYPRKAGTPNKSPLSAE